AACACCTtcaagtaaggaataattgacgattattaggccgttgaattattcgaaaataaagCACACCCAAGATGGTAATGGGGCACAACGAAAAGCAGCTCGGCATTATTTTCAAAGAATTCAAAGGACCATAGTCAATTATTATGCTTATACTTTGGGTACCACTGACATTGctaagacattgctctggtggttattatAAGACATttatttgacaggtcaggtgtgtgtttatcgaaaaataatgcatacccatgaaacatttctcaaccaatcagaataaatcaTTCAACAGCCTCGTGGGTATAAATGTGAAATAAACACAACAGATCTTAGACTTGATGGTTTCTATTGAAAtctgttaaagaaaaacaccatcgtttttcaatattttactatgttcttacctcaacttagacaaagtattacatacctatctttttcaatgcgtgcacttttaaaggacaagttcggtatgtTACACTAAAAgctctgttttcagattgtttatgaagaaatagaacagttttgactgaaatttggacatatgatgctggcccgagaattttcgggtgtttgttgtatcaccccccacttctacaatggctgtataggtgcactttaacaatccttcctaaaatgcattaaactttcgtttacaaagacgtgaaactcatcgagtggtcaggggtgttcactgatatgctcacacaaaaatcgttgcaaaagatgctttccaacaggtgttttagcattcgttgtaaacttgtggacctatttttccaaacgcctcacacccgtatattcttccgttgagagcttgaataatagacactccagaccagttggtggcgataattcacctttgccaattgcaagaatacaaacaacgttcccggcggcggagtaataccgtacctcacagcacatctaatacatcTAATTCAATggaattggacaaaaactatgataaaacctgttggaaagcatcttttgcagcgattttgtgtgagcataacagtgaacacccctgaccactctgtgagtttcacgtctttgtaaacaaacgtttaatgcattttaggaaggattgttccagtgcacctatatgcagccattgtatagacgttttcagcagtaacaacataaacaagggGCTGTCGTGGTCTgcatgtaacttccggtaatctccgctaagaataaataacaacaaagttctttaaacttagtttatttatataacaagcaaaaaacaacacatagattaacTAGGAAAccgaaacatttgttattttcgacgaggcatttgttcaagagatcagtttagcaagtagtcagaccattaaaaaacgaaactggaagtaaagtttggatccagacgtgtatcgtgtcagtgcacgtgcgtccgatgaaaccttCTATAGGTGGGGgggatacaacaaacacccgaaaattctcgggtcagcatcatatgtccaaatttcaatcaaaatcgttctatttcatcataaacaatctgaataCAGAGCTtttagtgtaaaataccgaacttgtcctttttaatctttttacaacgcctcgtgaatgtgttagcatttagcctagccccattcattcttatggctccaaacaaggatgaatttagaagccaccaaacacttccatgttttccctatttaaagactgttacatgagtagttacatgagtaagtatggtggcacaaaataaaacttttgtttgaatccataggaattaatggggctaggctaaatgccaacaaaTACAagaagtgctgtacaaagaataaaagtgcacgcattgaaaaaatataggtaggctatgtattaattaatctaagttgaggtaagaacatagtaaaactgtggtgttttcctttaaagctgGGATAAATACTGTTGCTGAATGGGTACgcatttacacacacaaactgtaAACACCGCTCATCTCTTCAGCTCCTCAAACGTGAGCACAGGTAATAAATCATCGATGACAGCGATATAAATTATGCTAAATGTGAGGAAAATATATCCAAATCTTCCACAGAAAAGATCACCAGGTTCACATGGATAAATGTCCTGAAAAACAGGCAGGCAAGTCAATCCCATTAGTGATCTATGGGCCTAAGATATGAATACTGCTGCTGCTCGTGAATGTTGTCTTATCTGCTGAGGAAACACATTTCCGTCTCAGTACAAAAGAAACTGAGATACGACTGGAAAGCGTAAAccgtaaacattacaaaaatgaGTACAAATACTATTTCGTAATAAAATTGTGGGTTGGTCACTTCATGAAACACTTTTATGGACAGACTGCAATTTAAATTTGACAATTTAGTGCTCTCTAAATTGGCCAAAtgtccattaaaaaaaataagcaaaaagtaaccaaaattcattgcatttacGAAACTACTTCTACAAAGCAAAGTGGTCTTCCTAGGTCTTCCTAAGCTGGAGGGGATAATGGAAGGTTGGCCTTAAACATCTGCTTGCGAAGAATTTATTCCCTAAATCATTGTCATTAGATCCTGAATAAATTGTGCTGTAAAAGGAGCAAAGAGCTTTCGGGTTACATCAGACATGCGGAGACATGAAACCAAGGCCTAGCAGATAAAGAGGAGGACGACTGAAAAGTCTTGAATGAAAAATCTTTTTCATTTTGACTGGATTTTAGTACTGCAGAAATGCATAAGCGAGCACTTTGACAGACAAAAACAGCGAGACTGATCAAGTATTACACTTAGACACCTGGGGAAATCTTAAAAGTCATACTATGATGAAAACCAGTAGATAAGCAGACTGAATATATGCCTTATTTGACCACATAAGTAGCTGTGGCAGTATCAGAAGAGACACCATCATCTGTTTTGGAGCTCTTACTGTATTTATAAGCAACTTCAAAGCTGATTTCACTcactctatctctctctctctcactcatcTCTGGTGAAAAAAGAGATAGAGGAAAGGCCTTTGGctgtttttgttttcatgtaCTTTACTTGGAAGCAAAACATCTTTGAGCTAAAGGGAGTGATAGCAAAACAATAATTTACGCAGCTAACACACATTAGCAGAACATTTTTCATCTTTACAGCCAGCTGTAACACGACGGATAATTTTAAGGCTTAATGTGTGTGCCTACATCAGTGTCAAACATTAATAAGTGCATGAGGAGTTACAGCTGAACACGAGTTAGTCTGTCAAACATCTCTTGAAGGTTTTTTTGTGTCATGTGAAGAAGATAAACTCTTGGGGCAGATGAATTTAGATAGTAAATTTAAAGTGAAGTGATAACTGGCCTGTTATGAAACAGAAGCTGTGATAAGCAAGCAAAAGCTAGGGTGAAGTGTATTTTCTGAGGTACTACCTCAGCAAAAAGTATACACTGTATGGTTTGTGACACCATCCAAACTGCAAAATTGTTCTGCTGACCTCGACCAaccagaaattattttattaggTTCAACCAATAGCAAGAGTTTGGGGTGGGTTTATCTGTTTGACCAATGGAAGACCACCTGTGCTTAAGCAGGTATATGTTTAGATGCACACTATATGTGAAGGCTTGCTAACATAGATCACAATACCAGCAATACTGTTACATTAAACTACATGTTAGCTTATGACagtaacattaatgtttatgcAGACTGGGAAGTCCCAAGACAGCTATAACACAGCTGCAAGCGTGTCGTGTGTTTGGCACACAACAGTGAATGATCTTTTCCGTTGTTATCGCAGGAAGCAAATCAATAGGCCCACATATAGCTGAACGATGGGCAGGTGACGTAAAGCCTAAATATATCcccttttcaaaaaataaatacagatggAACATGATGAAAACATGGGTGGGTGTTTCCCATTGGCTTTGTGAAAGATCCACATCAGCATGCACTGCGCCTAGATATTTAGAgagaaaaaatgaaataaaaaacaagacaaCGCAGCGCCACTTAAAAACACTGCCTGAAGCAGATATCATAACAAACAGCGCCCGTGTCCCAGACTTCAACTGATGCGACCATTGGGAAGTCTGTTTCTAACTAACCCATCAGTACAGACGTTTGCAGCTCaactgacagtaaacaccaCACAGCTCAGCCTCAGGTGCAAGCCTGGGGCAGCAACTATTTGCTGCTCCATTTACTAACGTTGGATTTTATAAATCACCCTGCGTGAATGAGGTCACGTTTACGTTGCAGACAAACGAAGCAGTGTGAGTGTTGGATGCCTGGGATCTTGCAGATGTAAAGACACAAAACCTGATGAATCTACAACAACTAGAATCAACAAGACTAAACATCTTTCACTTTAATGCACTTTTTCTCAGGGCAGGAAATGCACTGTGTCCCCTCTGGAAAAATGACCCTAGGAAGTGAAGACGGACAAAAGCACAACAACAAGCAGCAAACAACGTGGATATGACTTAGTGTTAAGAACAATCCAAACCCACAGTTTTTCCAACATGTATTTTGTCTGAAATGTGTCAATACATTATTATTCCTTGTGGTTTGTGGTACGCCCCTGTAATATCGAACATATTGCAATTTTTGTGGATACAATATGGACAGTACTGGCATTGCTATAGTTTCCACAGAGGTGTAGCATGCCACTATTAACTCTACTCTTTCTTCATCACAACAATTTGGCCATTGGTAGTATCATTAAGTATTTACATTCCACACCCCATGATCCTAATTCATACCACTGATTTTGGATGACTATAAAGTATTCTATTAGATTATAAATGCTCTTAAAAGTTTCAAACGACACTTTCATTTAAGACTATATTagataattaatataaaaataatgatgTCTCCTGACTCAACCACCACTGGTTAATATGTAAGGCTCATGGTGGGGACTTAACTCCACCCCGATGCCTTTGATATCCTTAAGCCGCAGTCCTGAATTCATTTCTGTCAATTGGTATGTAAAGCCAAAAATAAGAACATAATTATGGTTCCAACACTCCAGGCCTTCTCTGGATTTTACTAATCCTTAATAGTACTTAAAGTAGGCGTCCCTGGATAGGATGAGATTATGATTGACACACCTGAGAAATGTAACTGTTGAAGGGGCTGAGTCTGTAGCCTCTGGCTGTGTGCAACTCAGCTATGGCTGCCAGGGATCACTTTACTGGGTAGGCAGCGATGACAGGCTCCCCTGAACTGTTATCACTGTTTGTACTCAGCTATTTGTTGATATGCCAGGAATTTCTCCTTTTTTGCCCCCCACACACACCTTTCTCTGCACCTCTACAGTATGTTGTCAAGGTGTGGAAAGACAGTTGTGATGACAGCAACACTTTAAATAAAGACCCACCTTAAGGCTCACATTGCTCTGTTTGCTTAACTAATCATATTCATTGTAAAGGGCATTTTTAGTGCACGCTCAACGGAAAATCTTGAAGTGTGACCATTACAATTGACCCAGTTCTCCCGGTTAACTTTATAAACCCAAATtattaacttataaaacaccTGAACTAAAACGTTAAGGACAAATACAGCTTACCTTCTGATCTCTTTAGCTCCTTGGGCAGTACTGATGGTGAGCGTTTATTGACACCATTACTCAATGGGATGGCCGGACGTGCGTTGGGCACTTGAGTCTCCACTTTGGAGAAAGAGGCAATTCTCTGCAATATGGAACCCACACTTTCTTTGGCATGGATATCATCCTGATCTATCTCAGGGCTGGTCCCTATTTGTCCTGGTAATGTGGGAGCAGGGGCCACATGAACCACTTGTGGTTTAGAGACTATGTTGAATTGAGGGGTCTGAGCAGGAGAAAGAAGGAGGGGAGATTCACTTATGTTAGGAACTGGGATAGCCCCAGAAGGAGTGATGGGCTCCTTCTTGTCAATAAtgatattgttgttgttgttgtgggtCATGGCTAGGTCGGTGCTGTCCAAGCTGCTGATGGATGCTGAGGAACTAGCCGAGATAGTGGGGCTGGTGGATAACGTGTGGAATCTTGGTGGTGGTTTAGGCACTGATGTGGATTCTGTCTGAGACTTGAAGACCAGGTTGTCAAGGTCAAGAGGGAATTTGTGGAGACGCACCGGTTCTTTAGATTTAGAAGACTGCTGGTTGAGAGAGGAGTCTTTTGCGAAGGGACTGCTGTTTTGGATGTTATGAGGACTTGTGTTCCACTGTGTGCCAGCATTGGTGAATCTTGACAAAGGGGAAATCATTCGTCTCATTCCTGAATTTTCTGCCATCTGGAGATCCAGAGAAGGCATGGAGCCATGACTAATACCCATGGGTTCAGTTGGAATAACCAAAGGCCCCTCAATCTCAGAATGGAAGACGTTCCCATGGGAGGAGAACTTCTTCAGGGCTGAGCTACCCAAGCGTTGAGCCTTGTATTCCCCAACCCCAACAGGACTCTGGGGAGGGCTGGTGTAGGAGCACATTTTGGATGAGGCCTGGTACTCCAGACTGGAAGAAGAGCTGTGGAGACTGTCATTGTCACTCCCTGGGCCTGTAGATGAATTGAAACCATTAGGGTTGAATTTGTTCTGAAAAGAAGCTGCTCGGTTGATCCCAGAGCTGGCGTTGATAGTGGGCTTTCCCATTGTCCCTCGGTTGAAGGACAGGCTGGAGACCATCCTGCTTCTCAAAACAGGGCTCTGGGCAGGACTGCAGTTGATACTAATCCTGGAGCGATAAGGAGCAGATACCTGGTTGCCTGGATTCCTCACATCATTTGCTTTGTTGAGGATTGCATTTGGGGTCATGGGAGATGTGACAGAAGATGTAGGGGAGTATGAAGGGATCTCATCATCAATATCAAAGGACCTCTTTAGAGCTGTAAGAAAAGACACAATTGAAAATATAATCCAAGTTTATTGTTACAAGACAATCTTAATAGGCTCAGTTTAAAGGTTTAAGAAATATTATAAGTAAGGCAAAATGAAATCTCAAGCTATATTTTACCTAGTAAAAGCACATTTTTGTTAGAGTAACACTAGGCTATAATTGTTGGTAACACATTTCCTAATAGGTGATAATATTGATATTACAGTAAAGTTTTGCACTTCTTTTATGATAAAACTCATAAATCAACAAGACAGTCATTTCCCGTATTTGATTTAAAGATGTACTAAAACCTTAAAAGGAGACACTTCACAGCGAGGGCGGCCTACAGCCCTTTCTGAATGGATGCCTGTCAGACACATTTTAAAGGGCCTAACTATAATTACAACAGTGTCTGTATGATCTTGCTTTGAGGCTAAGAAAACAACACACAATTAATTCAATCTTGATGCTTTTAATTCAGCATCAAGATTATGTTAAGTCTTTAGGAAGTCAGTTTTATGTCTTGGCATGTAGTGCAAATATCATTTGATGATCTGAATGTAACTCTTTCATTTGCTCTTCATTCTACCAACTGCGCTATTAAGCAAccacatatttataaaaacaaaattttagtACTGTGCAAATGTAAAACTGTGAAAGAGAATTATTAGATACAGCCAATTGAACCAACCATAGCTGAGGTGCAGTCAAACACTCCTTATGGTATTTcggctcaaataaaaacatgtacTAAGAAAATGTTATTATGTTCAAGGGACTTTGGTAAAAGTCCCTGTGGGGCTGAATGGTAAGTCTACACTTTGAGTATGTAAATTGTAGTGACACTGTATAATCCCCACATTCTCAGAAATTGGCTACAAAAGCCGAATACAAACAGTGCTTTCCGACCTTTTTTCTTTGCGAGAGGCAGTGGCTTTTTCTAAAGCACAAAGAGGCAATTCAAACACATAGTGTCAGGGACTGAAGGCTTGGATTACAACAGTCCTTCATGACTAAGAATTCCAGCAGGAAACAGTACAAGTGTCCTAACAGCTCTGTGGCAGACCCAATTAGAAGTGGCAGCTTGAGTATTTCATGTAGACTGCATCACAACATGTGATGACAATTGGAAATGTCTGGGGTGTGATACCATGAGGAGCTTGCAATTGCACTAGTTTCTGCCCTGCATGGTGCACGTGCCATAACGGCATAACAGGACGTTAGAGGCAAACCTCATGCTTGTGTTTTCAACCCTATTCAGGTGCTATTGTCCTGCCTTGTGTAAACAAGCAGATATCAGCGTGGAGCTATCACAGGATCTTCGCCCAACAGCTCGATGGTATCTCCGCCCGGCAGGGGGAAGGGCTGGAGCCAGGCTGTGTGTCTTCCCGTAGGGTATGCTACCAATTAGAGTCAGTAAGACTCTAAATGAAATCACGTTTCATGCAAAACCAGACCCTTTTATTACAGTCAAGAGAACAGAGGCCCCTTAACTCTGTTCGCCCATCGTAAGCCCCACAGCTGTGAAAGTTCAGGCCTAATCAAATCCCACCAGCAAGATGCTTTGTGTAGCAGACTCTCGGCTGTCTGTGCATAGCGGCTATCTCTTCAACATCCCAGAAGCCATTCAATATGTTAAGAACACCATTAAGGCGCCATTTAATTCAAAAGAGTGGAGGTTAAAGTTGCGTGTGTCCTCTCACAATGGCACTCGAAGTCATATACTATTACTATATACACACCACTTTAGCTAACAACCGTTCCAGTAAGTGAAGCGAAGGAGGAATCATAAACCGAAAGGCACCGTCTAACAACTTTTTTACGGTGTAGCACGTGCAAGTGTAAACTTGCGCTCCCCTTTGACTGAGACGAAGTGAGGCCAGTATCAGGTAATTACTGGCACCCTGTCAAACGCTCAGGAAATAATTACGCTGGCAGCCAAGCACACCATCTCCTCTCTCCTCAATATTCTATCAGTTTAATCCTCGCTGTTAACACATACAGAAGCACAGTGTCTGCTTCATTTGATAAAAGGGAGATCCTGAGAACCTCTTCTAGTCTCTCTTCAAGCCTTCTCTTTGCAGCTACGTTTCTCCTTTGGATTTAGGCAGTGTTATGGCTGATATGGGAAATGCAATGGGTGTCAATGCCTCCTGTGATGATTACATGCTTCCTGTTGAGCAATTTGTTGACATTCCCTCATTAAGGTCTTTTCGGGTCATTTTAAATGTCCTGTTAACTAAGTTCAGCACAGCTTTTGAATTGTTTGACCTTCAGGCAAAAAAAGTTGTTAGGAAAGACTAGGGTGTACGTGAGGAAAAGCATTTTCCATTGCCTAGCACTTAGAAACAGGTTTAAAACTTCCCAGGGTGTTTTTGTGAAATAATGCTTTGCATCAAAAGGTATAAAATGTttctaaaccagtggttctcaaactttttcagtggtGCATCCCCCCCAAAGaaactttatgacaaaaaacagttctagaACTtggttggttagtagccttaattttttaggtttaactacaaagaattcataataaattaatgttttttataaaatatcatgAAACTGGTGCCCCCCTTGCACCATAGGGTTAGGGTTAAAACATGCAAACCACAAAGTAACCATGGATCTGCTACAATAATCACTGTTTACCCAtgatatttgtagtaaaactggggatatatatatatatatatatatatatatatatatatatatatatatatatatatatatatatatatatatatatatatatatatatatatatatatatatatatatatatatatatatatatatatatatatatatatatatatatatatatatatatatatatatatatggtaatCAATCTGccgaaaaaaaattttttttgggaaccactgattccatagtattttttcctactatggaagtaaatggtgctccttattcctgcttgattacaaatacattcctttgtgttcaaaacaaagaaatgtatacaagtttgaaacaacttgagggtgagtaaataatgaaaggactttcattttggggtgaactatcatTTTAAGCTTTATTAATTTTCAGGCCATGCTTTAGGAGATAATTAAAGATATGTTTGTGCATGTGCCCTATCTGTTCCCACAGATGAAGGATCAAGGGGTTCATTAGTTTATGACACTAGCTGCTGTTACTTTGGACCTTAGGTTTATGGCGAGGGGCTGGAAGGCAAACAGAGAAAAGCCTGTGGGTGGTAACAGTGGGGTCGTCAATGGGAGAAAAGGGGGAGGTCAAGTGTACAATGTTACAGTCATAGATTTATGGAACATGAGATCATCCAGTGTGCTTACTGTATCTTTAATAGATATATAAAATAGATCATGAAACAATCAATATAAATGCTACCAAATAAAGGCCGTTTTGATGGGTAAAGTTTCAGAGCTACTTTTGTGGGGAGTGTATACAGTTGTGTGCGTGTGGGGGGGACCACTTTTTCAAGTCCAGACCTGTTGTCTTTCTCCACCCCCTGCACATACACATTCCTCACAGGTATACTCAGTCGACCCCTCAAACATCACCCTAAGCACATAGCTCAGGCGCTCAGACCACCTCTACTGAGGCACATCTGGAACCTGAATTCCGGGCTGCCATTTTCAGCCTTGCAGTGATGCGAATAAGGCCTCGTTCTTACACCCCTGGGGGCCATGAAAAACGTTCACACACTTGCACTGCTTTTTTGGCCTTTAGAGCACTGATTTTTTTGGGGCCACATGATCCGGATCTGTATAACAGAATGTGTCGTTCACCCATGTGCTTTGATTAGCATTTTAGATCCAGTATCTAATGAACCAAACAGGAATAAAACGTTAAACATGCATTACTTGATATGTGGGATCATTTGTCAGACAATCAGAAACATGCCTGAGTCACTGTTTGTCCTGCCAGATTTGTTGTCACTATAATTAAATAGCTTTAATAACCCTGTGTATAACCTGATCTTAAAAATACAGCCAACAAAATGATCACAGAAGGTTCAGTACCTATAAGTACCTCAATCATCTAAATTGTAATCTAGGGAAAATATGGAGGACTACTGCAAGCCAGTTACGTTAGATTTGGGTAGCCTGTTGTAACACAATCAAACCATCTTCTTTTGAGAATGAATAACTTTAAGCACTAAAACATTTTCTGAGGCAGTAAGAAGAGATACCATCCCAAAAGGACATTGCAAGGTCAAGTACccataaataaaacttttaaaggTCAAGTTCAAAGTCAAATTTTAGAGTTAAGCTATTCACAAAACTATAATAAGCGTCTCAACATTATGCATTACTCTCTTTAGTGCTGCCTCACAATTAgtcacgactaatcgtttgctagggctgtaacgattaatcgtgcaaatgcgcgttttctcaaaaaaagaatttgaatgaattacggtgaaatcccgacACATCGGAACAacagggggcgctctcatgcagaaactccctttgtgccactgaaaaagtagcattacaaatgctattccaggaaatgtctacaggaatatttatatcgctgttcttcaaattgtttcaggtattttcatgataataaagaatattttgaatgatttttatttaacaagtgttgcttttttaaatgcacgttataaacgactccgactcatcatgattttagattgataaggacttcctgaccaaatgccgtagtacacgcacaagctgtgtatgaaacaaagaatcgcagccttgcgattcagaatcgatttcagacaggcatttttaatggcaCACGCGATTTAATCGTTACATGCctatcatttgcagaataaaagtttttgtttacataatatatgtgggtgcactgtgtataataattatgtataaatacacatacacatgtatataattaagaaacatttgcatgtgtatatacatgtttatatttatatataatctatattatatataaatatacatatttattatataaatatatttttttcttaaaattatacatttatgtgtgtgtatttatataaacataattattatacaccgtacacacacatatattatgtaaacaaaaacttttactcTTGTTTGCTTTGCTTGTTTATTCACCCTATTATTATTTCATAGATCCTACAGGTTTAGCCTACCTCAAGCAGAACGGCTTTACCAGGGTTTCTATTTTCTCTTAATCTTTTCCTATAATACTATGAGGAATGTATGGACTGGAAAGACCATGAAAAACCAAGTTTAATTGTAGATTTCATTGTTAGCATGATTGAACAGCATATGACCCAGAAGCAGCTTTAGCTAAACCAAAAGTGTAGCGTCTAGATACAGCATACGGAGTCTCTGAGGGGTCAGTCTAATGGCCGTCTCATATTACACAACAGGAAGGTGGAGGTCGGTTCTTCTTTTCACCATTTTCTCTGTTCCCTTTACTTGCACAGATTCACATTTCATTCATCACCCACTGAACAGCCATCTATGTGAATCATAAACGTTCATGCCTACAATTAAACTTCTACTGATAAGACACGGATGACTGCAGACCACAAGCATACATATGAATGAACTACTACACGTCTTTCAACATTCCAGTCTGACATCCAAGAGTCAGACGTTTGCCTCCGAATGAACAGCGGTTCTGTCTATCTTCACTCGAGCACATGGAGAGTGGAGACACAGTCTCTTGTTCACAAATGACCCTGTTGGCTAGTTTGAGGTAAAGCTGTAAGAATGTCTCACTTGCAGCATCCTTTACGAAAAACTACATGGTTTGAGTAAATATcggatgaataaatgatgaaacaTCTATCAAACAAACCACTCTACAACTTCACTATGGCAGATACGACACTTCCTCAATCTGTCTCTTACTACTAGCACAcatatgtaataataataaatgagtACTTGAACTAATTTGTTTTACTCTTCACATCAGCACCTGTCTAAACACTGAGAGAAACTATTGTTCTCCAGTCCACTCTGTCGCATGGCCATGATGGATCTTCCGGAAAGAGTGGCTCTATTCCTCAGAAACATGTCAAACTCAATAGTGGCTGTGTTGAAGATGGTGCATATAATGCAGTGATGCACTGCAATGTAATTTGGGAACATGCTGATATAATAACAGCAGCACATTAATGTTCAAACTGCACTCATGAGACACTAAACTGCATTAAACAGGTAAGCTAACTTTAAACTGTAAAAGATTGCAATTAAAACTCTTTTCTAACGGCCAAGACTAACATGGTCAAAATAACAGACTTGCATTGTAATGTTCTGTATCTGTGTGATAGCCTACAATAATGCACAGTTATGATAGGTATAGACAATGTATATCTGCA
This window of the Misgurnus anguillicaudatus chromosome 19, ASM2758022v2, whole genome shotgun sequence genome carries:
- the septin12 gene encoding uncharacterized protein septin12 isoform X1; the encoded protein is MSDISVNDHLEGILSDFEALKRSFDIDDEIPSYSPTSSVTSPMTPNAILNKANDVRNPGNQVSAPYRSRISINCSPAQSPVLRSRMVSSLSFNRGTMGKPTINASSGINRAASFQNKFNPNGFNSSTGPGSDNDSLHSSSSSLEYQASSKMCSYTSPPQSPVGVGEYKAQRLGSSALKKFSSHGNVFHSEIEGPLVIPTEPMGISHGSMPSLDLQMAENSGMRRMISPLSRFTNAGTQWNTSPHNIQNSSPFAKDSSLNQQSSKSKEPVRLHKFPLDLDNLVFKSQTESTSVPKPPPRFHTLSTSPTISASSSASISSLDSTDLAMTHNNNNNIIIDKKEPITPSGAIPVPNISESPLLLSPAQTPQFNIVSKPQVVHVAPAPTLPGQIGTSPEIDQDDIHAKESVGSILQRIASFSKVETQVPNARPAIPLSNGVNKRSPSVLPKELKRSEDTAQDQVLDLEPSVQMEEEMEVIEETEVEERRVEIEHPPPCLSGSDTQGIIKGKDLFGYVGIEAVLDQMRRKTMKAAFEFNIMVVGQSGLGKSTLVNTLFKSKVSRKSCTPNYEEKISKTVHLQSVSHIIEEKGVKMKLTVIDTPGFGDQINNENCWEPIEQYVNEQYEKYLKEELNVNRKKRIPDSRVHCCVYFLPATGHWLRPIDVEFMRRLGKIVSIVPVIAKADTLTLEERLEFKQRIRQDLQANGIGVYPQREYDEDAEDRILNDKIRENIPFAVVGTDKEHQVNGNKVLGRKTKWGIIEVENVAHCEFAHLRDLLIRSHLQDLKDVAHNIHYETYRVKRLNESNANGLTLSPLTLENGTLEKNDAESQL